Proteins encoded together in one Caballeronia sp. NK8 window:
- a CDS encoding VOC family protein, producing MHRFDYAHEDIGNLVLLEHVNLTIPDQRLATAFYVSALGLTRDPYLMTGVSNMWINIGRSQIHLPHGNAQRLRGQVGLIVGERESLLKRLREVQPVLAQTGFGWAEREDRVEVTCPWGNRYDCLDPDASEARAPWSGIDLGMAYVRLDVPVGCAAAISAFYKEMFNASVEIREEHDARQAVIGIGRHQQLIYAETPTASPDYDGHHIQIYVADFSGPYARLAAHGLTYGEEAHQYRFRRLIDLAGDAPCFELEHEVRSLRHPLYARPLVNRNPENSNRNFRANEETRRGAF from the coding sequence ATGCATCGCTTCGATTACGCGCACGAGGATATCGGCAATCTCGTGCTGCTCGAACACGTCAACCTCACGATACCGGATCAGCGTCTGGCCACCGCGTTCTATGTCAGCGCGCTCGGACTGACGCGCGATCCTTATCTGATGACCGGCGTGAGCAACATGTGGATCAACATAGGCCGGTCGCAGATCCATCTTCCGCACGGCAATGCGCAGCGCCTGCGAGGACAGGTCGGGCTGATCGTGGGGGAGCGCGAATCGCTCCTGAAACGGCTGCGGGAAGTTCAGCCCGTGCTCGCGCAGACCGGCTTCGGATGGGCCGAGCGCGAGGATCGCGTCGAGGTAACCTGCCCGTGGGGCAATCGTTACGATTGTCTCGATCCGGACGCATCCGAAGCGCGCGCCCCGTGGTCAGGCATCGACCTCGGTATGGCTTACGTGCGGCTCGACGTCCCGGTCGGATGCGCCGCCGCGATTTCCGCGTTCTACAAGGAAATGTTCAATGCGTCCGTCGAAATCCGCGAAGAACACGACGCCCGACAGGCGGTCATCGGCATCGGCAGACATCAGCAGCTCATCTATGCCGAAACGCCCACCGCCAGTCCGGACTACGACGGGCATCACATCCAGATTTACGTCGCCGATTTTTCCGGGCCCTACGCGCGACTCGCCGCGCACGGACTGACTTATGGCGAGGAGGCTCATCAATATCGGTTCCGGCGGCTAATCGATCTTGCAGGCGATGCGCCATGCTTCGAACTGGAGCATGAGGTGCGCAGCCTGCGCCATCCGCTTTACGCGAGACCGCTGGTGAACCGGAATCCGGAGAACAGCAACCGGAACTTCAGGGCGAACGAGGAGACGCGACGCGGCGCCTTTTAG
- a CDS encoding MFS transporter: MATERTTQYIASTTTRTTRTRYSILAMILLLATVAYADRAILSIAGPGISKQFGLNHVQLGYVLSAFSWAYVVGQIPGGLLLDRFGTKTMYGATLVLWSIATMLVGFIGNVTSDLSVALGLLFALRFALGLIEAPSFPANSRVAVMWFPKEERGLATSLFASASYFAVAIFSPFAGWLTSRFGWPAPFIALGVIGIAAAGVWAVVMYEPRNHPRVSSSELDHIIAGGAMVDIDSKHELKSRPPVSSGVMRVLLANRMLWCAYIGQYCTIALSYFFITWFPIYLVQARGMNVMQAGFATMVPAVAGFLGGIAGGTISDWLIRRGWSVSWARKTPYIVGMTMGCSLVLSAVTESNIAIVLLMTLAFFGKGAAAGAGTWAVVSDTAPREAVGLAGAIFNCIGNIGGIVTPIAFGYIVQATGGYTVGLYFVAAHCLVAAIVYLFFMGKIERVRMS, encoded by the coding sequence GTGGCTACAGAGCGAACGACCCAGTATATAGCGAGCACGACAACCCGCACGACGCGCACGCGCTATTCGATCCTCGCGATGATCCTTTTGCTGGCCACGGTGGCCTACGCGGATCGCGCCATCCTGTCGATCGCGGGTCCCGGCATATCGAAGCAGTTCGGCCTGAATCACGTGCAATTGGGCTATGTGCTGTCGGCCTTCAGCTGGGCGTATGTCGTCGGCCAGATACCGGGCGGTTTGCTGCTCGACCGCTTCGGCACCAAGACCATGTACGGCGCGACGCTGGTCCTGTGGTCCATCGCGACAATGCTCGTTGGCTTCATCGGCAACGTCACGTCGGATCTCTCGGTTGCGCTCGGGCTCTTGTTCGCGCTGCGCTTCGCGCTCGGGCTGATCGAAGCGCCGAGCTTTCCCGCCAACAGTCGCGTCGCGGTCATGTGGTTTCCCAAGGAAGAACGCGGCCTTGCCACGTCGTTGTTCGCATCGGCATCGTATTTCGCCGTGGCGATCTTTTCGCCGTTCGCGGGATGGCTCACGTCGCGCTTCGGCTGGCCCGCTCCGTTCATCGCGCTGGGCGTGATCGGCATCGCGGCGGCGGGCGTATGGGCCGTCGTCATGTACGAGCCGCGCAATCATCCGCGCGTGTCGAGCAGCGAACTCGATCACATCATCGCAGGTGGCGCGATGGTCGATATCGACTCGAAGCACGAGCTCAAGTCGCGCCCCCCGGTCTCGTCCGGCGTGATGCGCGTGCTGCTCGCCAATCGCATGCTGTGGTGCGCGTATATCGGGCAGTATTGCACTATCGCGCTGAGCTATTTCTTCATCACCTGGTTTCCGATCTACCTCGTTCAGGCACGCGGCATGAACGTGATGCAGGCCGGTTTCGCGACGATGGTGCCGGCCGTGGCGGGCTTCCTCGGCGGCATTGCGGGCGGCACGATCTCCGACTGGCTCATTCGTCGCGGATGGAGCGTGTCGTGGGCCCGCAAGACGCCGTATATCGTCGGCATGACGATGGGTTGCAGCCTCGTTCTGTCTGCCGTCACCGAAAGCAATATCGCGATCGTTCTGCTGATGACGCTGGCCTTCTTCGGCAAGGGCGCGGCCGCTGGCGCGGGGACGTGGGCCGTTGTCAGCGACACGGCTCCGCGCGAGGCAGTCGGGCTGGCCGGCGCGATCTTCAATTGCATCGGGAATATCGGCGGCATCGTGACGCCGATCGCCTTCGGCTATATCGTGCAGGCGACGGGCGGCTACACTGTCGGACTCTACTTCGTCGCCGCGCATTGCCTCGTGGCGGCCATCGTCTATCTGTTTTTCATGGGCAAGATCGAGCGCGTCAGGATGAGTTGA
- a CDS encoding porin, whose protein sequence is MKKNLLATAALAAFAALAATSAHAQSSVTLYGIIDAGISYVNNSSTSPTRAGDSLVKYDDGVAQGSRWGLKGAEDLGGGLKAIFTLENGFNSGTGALGQGGAEFGRQAFVGLSKNDVGSLTFGRQYSFSTDYLGSNYSIGGQTVAGNYAYHMNDFDQLTSSRINNAVKFSSANFYGFTFGAMYGFSNTAGAFAGSPNTTVGTTTTPGSSRAYSFGLNYKAGPFGIGAAYTDIRYPTAATPAFSSTIANINTTGTTNNAKDLRTFGIGANYAFGAATVFGLWTNTRFEPIVGSSSRLNAFDIGGKYAFTSAITAGLGYTYMDMYDNFKGHWHQIDASFDYALSKRTDVYALAVYQKASGSNNGVENQASIGSSSSSYFGTSGLGDNNQLAFRVGIRHKF, encoded by the coding sequence TTGAAGAAGAATCTCTTGGCGACCGCCGCGCTCGCCGCCTTTGCCGCCCTCGCAGCCACCTCCGCTCATGCGCAAAGCAGCGTCACGCTGTACGGCATCATCGACGCCGGCATCAGCTACGTGAACAACAGCTCCACCAGCCCGACGCGCGCCGGCGACTCCCTCGTGAAATACGACGACGGCGTTGCGCAAGGCAGCCGCTGGGGCCTGAAAGGCGCCGAGGATCTCGGCGGCGGCCTGAAGGCAATCTTCACGTTGGAAAACGGCTTCAACAGCGGCACCGGCGCGCTCGGTCAGGGCGGCGCGGAATTCGGCCGTCAGGCATTCGTCGGTCTCTCGAAGAACGACGTCGGCTCGCTGACCTTCGGTCGTCAATACAGCTTCAGCACCGACTACCTCGGCTCGAATTATTCGATCGGCGGCCAGACCGTCGCGGGTAACTACGCGTACCACATGAACGACTTCGACCAGTTGACGTCGAGCCGTATCAACAACGCGGTGAAGTTCTCGAGCGCGAACTTCTACGGCTTCACGTTCGGTGCGATGTACGGCTTCTCGAACACGGCCGGCGCGTTCGCGGGCTCGCCCAACACGACGGTCGGCACCACGACGACTCCGGGTTCGTCGCGCGCCTACAGCTTCGGCCTGAACTACAAGGCGGGCCCGTTCGGCATCGGCGCCGCTTACACGGACATCCGCTATCCGACGGCTGCGACGCCGGCCTTCAGCTCGACGATCGCCAACATCAACACGACCGGCACGACCAACAACGCGAAGGACCTGCGCACCTTCGGCATCGGCGCGAACTACGCGTTCGGCGCGGCGACGGTCTTCGGCCTGTGGACGAACACGCGCTTCGAGCCGATCGTCGGTTCGAGCTCGCGTCTGAACGCGTTCGACATCGGCGGCAAGTACGCGTTCACGTCCGCGATCACGGCTGGCCTCGGCTACACGTACATGGACATGTACGACAACTTCAAGGGCCACTGGCACCAGATCGACGCGAGCTTCGACTACGCGTTGAGCAAGCGCACCGACGTGTACGCGCTCGCGGTCTATCAGAAGGCGTCGGGCTCGAACAACGGCGTGGAGAATCAGGCGTCGATCGGATCGTCCTCGTCGAGCTACTTCGGCACGTCGGGACTGGGCGACAACAACCAGCTCGCGTTCCGCGTGGGCATCCGCCACAAGTTCTGA
- a CDS encoding nuclear transport factor 2 family protein: protein MDEQGIRELEARLKQAMVASDVAALDALLADDLSFVDATGKVWSKADDLNGHRYGMQRIEKLDVEEQSVRVYGSFAVTVTRVALSGTFAGAPFAGSLRYTRTWGEVGGTWRVVAAQCGLAPF from the coding sequence ATGGACGAGCAAGGAATCCGCGAACTGGAAGCGCGCCTGAAGCAGGCGATGGTGGCGTCGGATGTCGCCGCGCTCGATGCGCTATTGGCCGACGACCTCAGCTTCGTCGACGCGACCGGCAAAGTGTGGTCGAAGGCCGACGATCTGAACGGGCATCGTTACGGCATGCAGCGCATCGAGAAGCTGGACGTGGAGGAGCAGAGCGTGCGCGTGTACGGCAGTTTCGCTGTCACCGTGACGCGTGTGGCGCTTTCCGGAACGTTCGCGGGCGCGCCGTTCGCGGGCAGCTTGCGCTACACGCGAACGTGGGGCGAGGTCGGCGGGACATGGCGCGTCGTGGCCGCGCAGTGCGGCCTCGCGCCGTTCTAG
- a CDS encoding ABC transporter substrate-binding protein produces the protein MKKLLAALTMSLLAATSLTAVTAAQAKDYSTIRFGVDASYPPFESKGSDGKLVGFDIDLGNEICSRLKAKCVWVENDFDGMIPALKAKKFDGVLSSMSMTPQRAEQIAFSSKLFNTPTRLVAKKGSNILPTADSLKGKNVGVEQGTIQETYAKTYWAPKGVTVTPYQNQDQVYADLTSGRLDAALQDAVQAEIGFLKTPRGAGYDFAGKNIDDPKTLGNGAGIGLRKEDTDLKAKIDKAIADIIKDGTYKKIEKKYFDFDVYGG, from the coding sequence GTGAAGAAACTGCTCGCGGCACTGACGATGTCCCTTCTGGCCGCCACGTCGCTCACCGCCGTCACGGCTGCTCAGGCGAAGGACTATTCGACGATCCGCTTCGGTGTCGACGCAAGCTATCCGCCGTTCGAATCGAAAGGTTCCGACGGCAAGCTGGTCGGTTTCGACATCGATCTCGGCAATGAGATCTGCTCGCGCCTGAAGGCGAAATGCGTGTGGGTGGAGAACGATTTCGACGGCATGATCCCCGCGCTCAAGGCGAAGAAGTTCGACGGCGTGCTCTCGTCGATGTCGATGACACCGCAACGCGCCGAGCAGATCGCCTTCTCGAGCAAGCTGTTCAACACGCCGACGCGTCTCGTCGCCAAGAAAGGCAGCAACATCCTGCCGACGGCTGACAGCCTGAAGGGCAAGAACGTCGGCGTCGAACAGGGCACGATCCAGGAAACCTACGCGAAGACCTACTGGGCGCCGAAGGGCGTGACGGTCACGCCGTACCAGAACCAGGATCAGGTCTATGCCGATCTGACCTCGGGCCGCCTCGACGCCGCCCTGCAGGACGCCGTGCAGGCTGAAATCGGCTTCCTGAAGACGCCGCGCGGCGCTGGCTACGACTTCGCGGGCAAGAACATCGACGATCCGAAGACGCTCGGCAACGGCGCTGGCATCGGTCTGCGCAAGGAAGACACCGACCTGAAGGCGAAGATCGACAAGGCGATCGCCGACATCATCAAGGACGGCACCTACAAGAAGATCGAGAAGAAGTACTTCGACTTCGACGTGTACGGCGGCTGA
- a CDS encoding alkene reductase, translating into MSTLFDPLKVGVLTLKNRIIMAPLTRQRAGVERVPNALMAQYYADRASAGLILSEATSVTPQGVGYADTPGIWSDEQVEGWKRVTKAVHEAGGKIFLQLWHVGRISDPLFLNGELPVAPSAIAAGGHVSLVRPQRPFVTPRALELDEIAGVVAAFRKGAENAKRAGFDGVEVHGANGYLLDQFLQDSTNKRTDVYGGPIENRARLLLEIVDQCIDVWGADRVGVHLAPRADSHTMGDSDRAATFGYVARELGRRKIAFIAAREHEAADSLGPQLKKAFGGVYIVNEGFSKTSAEAIIARGDADAVAWGKPFIANADLVRRFELDAGLNDWDTSTFYAPGAQGYTDYPLLETAE; encoded by the coding sequence ATGTCGACACTCTTCGATCCGCTCAAGGTTGGCGTACTCACGCTCAAGAACCGCATCATCATGGCGCCGCTCACGCGTCAGCGCGCAGGCGTCGAACGCGTGCCCAATGCGCTGATGGCTCAGTACTACGCGGACCGCGCATCGGCCGGTCTCATTCTGAGCGAGGCGACCTCGGTCACGCCGCAAGGCGTCGGCTACGCGGACACGCCGGGCATCTGGTCCGACGAGCAAGTGGAAGGCTGGAAGCGCGTGACGAAGGCCGTGCACGAAGCCGGCGGCAAGATCTTCCTGCAGCTGTGGCACGTGGGCCGTATTTCGGATCCGCTGTTTCTGAACGGCGAACTGCCGGTGGCGCCGAGCGCGATCGCGGCGGGCGGCCACGTGAGCCTCGTGCGCCCGCAGCGTCCGTTCGTGACGCCGCGCGCGCTCGAACTCGACGAAATCGCCGGCGTGGTCGCGGCGTTCCGCAAGGGCGCGGAGAATGCGAAGCGCGCGGGCTTCGACGGCGTCGAAGTGCACGGCGCGAACGGCTATCTGCTCGACCAGTTCCTGCAGGACAGCACCAACAAGCGCACCGATGTCTACGGCGGCCCGATCGAAAACCGTGCGCGTCTGCTGCTCGAAATCGTCGACCAGTGTATCGACGTGTGGGGCGCGGATCGTGTCGGCGTGCATCTCGCGCCGCGCGCGGATTCGCACACGATGGGCGACAGCGATCGCGCCGCGACCTTTGGCTATGTGGCGCGCGAGCTCGGCCGTCGCAAGATCGCGTTCATCGCGGCGCGCGAGCATGAAGCCGCGGACAGCCTCGGACCGCAACTGAAGAAGGCATTCGGTGGCGTGTATATCGTGAACGAAGGCTTTTCGAAGACGAGCGCCGAAGCAATCATCGCGCGCGGCGATGCGGATGCGGTCGCGTGGGGCAAGCCGTTCATCGCGAATGCGGATCTCGTGCGCCGCTTCGAACTCGATGCCGGTCTCAATGACTGGGATACATCGACGTTCTACGCGCCCGGCGCGCAGGGCTACACGGATTATCCGTTGCTCGAAACGGCGGAATGA
- a CDS encoding succinylglutamate desuccinylase/aspartoacylase family protein yields the protein MQTRIHPLISPTLGTSRNITSFHYGPGGGQKIYIQSSLHADELPGMLVAWRLRRQLAELEAAGKLRGEVVIVPVPNPIGLSQHLHGTLMGRFETNSGHNFNRNFYDLAALIAPRIEARLGKDADANKLAVRAAMKEALDEQTPHTELESQRLALQKLSFDADVVLDLHCDLDAALHLYTNPEIWAEVEPLARYLDAKASLLALNSVGNPFDEIHSFCWSDLRQRYGERFPLPNGGISVTVELRSQHDVSYELAEKDAQAIVNYMIHRGVIDAPVPELPPLAYPATPLAGAEPIVAPASGVLVFRAQVGAFIEAGEAIADIVDPLNDTVTTLKCTTSGVMYARHITRFATAGLEVARIAGAKAYRTGSLLSA from the coding sequence ATGCAAACCAGAATCCATCCCCTGATCTCGCCGACGCTCGGCACTTCCCGCAACATCACGAGCTTTCACTACGGCCCCGGCGGCGGCCAGAAAATCTATATCCAGTCCTCGCTGCACGCGGACGAGCTGCCCGGCATGCTCGTCGCGTGGCGTCTGCGCCGTCAGCTCGCGGAACTCGAAGCCGCCGGCAAACTGCGCGGCGAAGTGGTGATCGTGCCGGTGCCGAATCCGATCGGCCTCTCGCAGCATCTGCACGGCACGCTGATGGGCCGTTTCGAAACCAACAGCGGCCACAATTTCAACCGCAATTTCTACGATCTCGCCGCGCTGATCGCGCCGCGCATCGAGGCGCGCCTCGGCAAGGACGCCGACGCGAACAAGCTCGCCGTGCGCGCCGCGATGAAAGAAGCGCTCGACGAACAGACCCCGCACACCGAACTCGAATCGCAACGCCTTGCGTTGCAGAAGCTGTCCTTCGACGCCGATGTCGTGCTCGACCTGCACTGCGATCTCGACGCCGCGCTGCATCTCTACACGAACCCGGAAATCTGGGCGGAAGTGGAGCCGCTCGCGCGCTATCTCGACGCAAAGGCGTCGCTGCTCGCGCTGAATTCGGTCGGCAATCCGTTCGACGAAATTCACAGCTTCTGCTGGTCGGACTTGCGCCAGCGTTACGGCGAGCGTTTCCCGCTGCCGAACGGCGGCATCTCGGTGACGGTCGAACTGCGCAGCCAGCACGACGTGTCGTATGAACTCGCGGAGAAAGACGCGCAGGCGATCGTCAACTACATGATCCATCGCGGCGTGATCGATGCGCCCGTGCCGGAGCTGCCGCCGCTCGCGTACCCCGCGACGCCGCTCGCGGGCGCCGAACCGATCGTCGCGCCGGCGTCGGGCGTGCTCGTGTTCCGCGCGCAGGTCGGCGCGTTCATCGAAGCGGGCGAAGCCATCGCCGATATCGTCGATCCGCTCAACGACACCGTCACCACGCTCAAATGCACGACCTCGGGCGTGATGTACGCGCGGCACATCACGCGCTTCGCGACCGCCGGGCTCGAAGTGGCGCGCATCGCGGGTGCGAAGGCGTATCGGACCGGCTCGCTGCTGTCGGCCTGA
- a CDS encoding sugar phosphate isomerase/epimerase, with amino-acid sequence MNKVGMFYTYWSTEWMVDFPATAKRIAGLGFDMMEISLGEFHNLPDAKKRELKTVADDLGLTVMCCIGLKSEYDFASPEQSVRDAGTEYVKRLLDDCHMLGAPVFAGLTFCAWPQSPPLDMKDKRPYVDRAIDSVRRVIKVAEDYGIIYALEVVNRFEQWLCNDAREALAFADAVDNPACKVQLDTFHMNIEESSFRDAILACKGKLGHFHLGEANRLPPGEGRLPWDEIFGALKEIDYGGTIVMEPFMRKGGSVSRAVGVWRDMSNGATDEQMDERARRSLQFVRGKLA; translated from the coding sequence GTGAATAAAGTTGGCATGTTCTACACCTACTGGTCGACTGAATGGATGGTCGACTTTCCAGCGACGGCGAAGCGCATCGCGGGACTCGGCTTCGACATGATGGAAATCTCGCTTGGCGAGTTCCACAATCTTCCGGATGCAAAGAAGCGCGAGCTGAAAACGGTCGCCGACGATCTGGGCCTCACGGTGATGTGCTGCATCGGGCTGAAATCCGAGTATGACTTCGCGTCGCCGGAACAGAGCGTGCGCGACGCCGGCACCGAGTACGTGAAGCGTCTGCTCGATGATTGCCACATGCTCGGCGCACCGGTGTTCGCCGGCCTCACGTTCTGCGCATGGCCGCAGTCGCCGCCGCTCGACATGAAGGACAAGCGTCCGTATGTCGACCGCGCGATCGACAGCGTGCGCCGCGTCATCAAGGTGGCCGAGGACTACGGGATCATCTATGCGCTGGAGGTGGTGAACCGCTTCGAGCAATGGCTATGCAACGACGCCAGGGAAGCGCTTGCGTTCGCCGATGCTGTGGACAATCCGGCTTGCAAGGTGCAACTCGACACGTTTCACATGAACATCGAGGAGAGTTCCTTCCGCGATGCGATCCTCGCGTGCAAGGGTAAGCTCGGGCACTTTCATCTCGGTGAAGCGAACCGCCTGCCGCCTGGAGAGGGCCGTCTGCCGTGGGACGAAATCTTCGGCGCGCTGAAGGAAATCGACTACGGCGGGACCATCGTCATGGAGCCCTTCATGCGCAAGGGCGGCTCCGTGAGCCGTGCCGTGGGCGTCTGGCGCGACATGTCGAATGGCGCGACGGACGAGCAGATGGACGAGCGCGCTCGCCGCTCCCTGCAGTTCGTTCGCGGCAAACTGGCTTGA
- a CDS encoding 2-hydroxyacid dehydrogenase, giving the protein MTKPIILNAAELPEWTHAELRALFTVLDLPRDPSAIGAFLNEHGSKVRGIALRKTKIDTAFLDALPALEIISSYSAGLDNVDIQATRARGIRIENTSHILAEDVANAAVGLALAVTRDFVNADAYVRSGQWPVQGHYRLGRSISRMKVGIVGLGTIGSAIAQRLRAFGSKLAYFGPSRKAVDMPYYDDVVRLARDSDMLILTCPLSPATHHLIDAKVIDALGPEGFLVNIARGPVVDERALIAALAANKLAGAALDVFEHEPDVPEALIRDRRLVLTPHIGSGTEETRRAMAENVVDALAKHFDINGPRDRAVVDAELERAG; this is encoded by the coding sequence ATGACCAAGCCGATCATCCTCAATGCGGCAGAATTGCCCGAATGGACGCACGCCGAACTCAGAGCGCTATTTACCGTGCTCGATCTTCCGCGCGATCCTTCAGCCATCGGCGCATTTCTGAACGAACACGGCAGCAAGGTTCGCGGCATCGCGCTGCGTAAAACGAAGATCGATACGGCATTCCTCGATGCGCTGCCCGCGCTGGAGATCATCTCGAGCTACAGCGCGGGACTGGATAACGTGGACATTCAGGCGACGCGCGCGCGCGGCATCCGCATCGAGAATACCTCGCACATTCTGGCCGAAGACGTGGCCAATGCGGCGGTCGGACTGGCGCTCGCGGTCACGCGCGACTTCGTCAATGCGGACGCCTACGTTCGCTCGGGGCAGTGGCCCGTGCAAGGGCATTACCGGCTGGGCCGGTCCATCTCGCGCATGAAGGTCGGCATCGTGGGGCTGGGCACCATCGGCTCGGCCATCGCGCAGCGGTTGCGGGCGTTCGGTTCGAAGCTCGCGTACTTCGGTCCCAGCCGCAAGGCCGTCGATATGCCGTACTACGACGACGTCGTACGGCTCGCGCGAGACAGCGACATGCTGATCCTCACGTGCCCGCTTTCGCCCGCGACCCATCATCTGATCGACGCGAAGGTCATCGATGCGCTCGGGCCCGAGGGATTCCTCGTGAACATCGCGCGCGGTCCGGTCGTCGATGAACGCGCGCTCATCGCGGCGCTTGCAGCGAACAAGCTGGCGGGCGCCGCGCTCGACGTGTTCGAGCACGAACCCGACGTTCCCGAGGCGCTCATCCGTGATCGCAGGCTGGTGCTTACACCGCATATCGGTTCCGGAACGGAAGAGACGCGTCGCGCCATGGCGGAAAATGTCGTCGATGCGTTGGCGAAGCACTTCGATATCAATGGGCCGCGCGACAGGGCGGTCGTCGACGCTGAACTGGAACGCGCCGGCTGA
- a CDS encoding helix-turn-helix transcriptional regulator has protein sequence MSNEMDIDAIHKALANPLRREILEWLKEPERHFPNQELPLLHGVCAGQIDGRCGMSQSTVSAHLATLHKAGLVTTKRVGQWVFFKRDEAVIQAFRDSMNTL, from the coding sequence ATGAGCAACGAAATGGACATCGACGCAATTCACAAGGCCCTCGCCAACCCCCTTCGCCGTGAGATTCTCGAATGGCTGAAGGAGCCGGAACGACATTTCCCGAATCAGGAACTGCCGTTGCTGCATGGCGTCTGCGCGGGCCAGATCGATGGACGCTGCGGCATGTCGCAGTCGACCGTTTCCGCGCATCTCGCGACCTTGCACAAAGCCGGACTCGTCACCACGAAGCGCGTCGGACAATGGGTGTTCTTCAAGCGCGACGAGGCGGTCATTCAGGCGTTCCGCGATTCGATGAACACGCTCTGA
- a CDS encoding citrate synthase family protein, giving the protein MIDSINVKHWMTQEEACEALNVRKQTLYAYVSRGQIEVQGDPQHANRNLYRAADIAALVKKRSLGRARKNIAASTMAWGEPIIDTSISTIVRGRLYYRGQDAVRLAASATLEQIAQLLWNMDEPPRFPSFAPIPFDGPVSARVYAALAHSAASDRMESACDGAERVARAAALVGRLASNFVELRLDEDSLHLRIADAWGVPHHADLLRRVLVLLADQELTSSSFAARVAASTGASLGASMIAGLAAFSGPMHGNAIVRVREFMDDAKRSGTAAAVQRRISAGDALPGFGHELYPQGDPRAADLLSAFDAPDAARELIDCVERSTGKLPAIDMALAALVEHCELPEGAAFALFSIARSVGWMAHSIEQSTEGTLLRPRAHYVGPAVIENSGGP; this is encoded by the coding sequence TTGATTGATTCGATCAACGTGAAGCACTGGATGACTCAGGAAGAGGCCTGCGAAGCCCTGAATGTGCGCAAGCAGACGCTCTACGCCTATGTCAGCCGCGGTCAGATCGAAGTCCAGGGCGACCCGCAGCACGCGAACCGCAATCTGTATCGCGCGGCGGATATCGCGGCGCTCGTGAAGAAACGCAGCCTCGGACGAGCGCGCAAGAACATCGCGGCCAGCACGATGGCCTGGGGCGAGCCGATCATCGATACGAGCATCTCCACGATCGTGCGCGGGCGGCTTTACTATCGCGGCCAGGATGCGGTGCGACTGGCTGCATCGGCGACGCTGGAACAGATCGCGCAGTTGCTATGGAACATGGACGAGCCGCCGCGCTTTCCTTCCTTCGCGCCGATACCGTTCGATGGACCGGTGAGCGCACGTGTCTATGCCGCGTTGGCTCATTCAGCGGCGAGCGATCGGATGGAATCCGCATGCGATGGCGCGGAACGCGTGGCGCGGGCCGCCGCGCTCGTCGGCCGCCTCGCCAGCAATTTCGTCGAACTGCGTTTGGATGAGGATTCGTTGCATCTGCGGATCGCGGATGCATGGGGCGTCCCGCATCATGCGGATCTGCTGCGCCGCGTGTTGGTTCTGCTGGCCGATCAGGAACTCACGAGTTCGTCATTCGCGGCGCGCGTGGCCGCATCGACGGGGGCGTCGCTCGGGGCGAGCATGATCGCGGGACTCGCCGCCTTCTCCGGCCCGATGCATGGCAACGCGATCGTGCGCGTGCGCGAATTCATGGATGATGCGAAGCGCTCGGGTACCGCAGCCGCGGTGCAGAGACGGATCTCGGCTGGCGATGCGTTGCCCGGCTTCGGACACGAGCTCTATCCGCAGGGCGATCCGCGCGCGGCCGATCTCCTGTCTGCCTTCGATGCGCCCGACGCGGCGCGCGAACTGATCGACTGCGTCGAACGATCGACGGGCAAGCTGCCCGCCATCGACATGGCGCTCGCCGCGCTGGTCGAGCATTGCGAGCTTCCGGAGGGCGCGGCGTTTGCGCTGTTCTCCATCGCGCGGAGTGTCGGCTGGATGGCTCATTCGATCGAACAGAGCACGGAAGGAACCTTGCTGCGGCCGCGAGCGCACTATGTCGGGCCTGCTGTCATCGAAAACTCTGGAGGGCCATGA